GGAGGGGGCGGGAGGAAGGCAGAGGTCGTCCAGCGCTGCGCTGCAAGGTCTGTCTGCAGAAGGTGTAGGCGCgcgggcgggggcggggcttGGGAGGGGTGACGGGGACTCGGCTTACACCCGGACCAAGAAAGGCTGAGACACCGCAGACCACCCACCAggcctcaggacctttgcacaggCCCAGATCCCCGAGGGCCCTGCAGCCTGCTCTCCTGATCTTTGCGGCCCAGCCTGGGAATCCTCGAGACTGAAACCGGGGTCCCCCCTCCTTGCATAGACCGACGGTTGTCTAGGTAGCCCATGATTGGAGTTCAAATTCGGGACCCTTCTGTCTCTACAGCCCGGTTCCAGCCGGCAGCCTCGCAGGAGCCCTGAAGGCTACAGTTCCTGGCAGCGCCTTGGCGCTCTGcaaagcctcagtttccccctttgCGGGCGAACACTGATAGAGCCGCCTGGTCGAAGGGCCCCCGCCGGAACCGGGGTGCAGAGCTGGCACGGGCGCCCCAGCAGCTGGGACTCTTGGAAGCCGGTGGCAGCAGGAGGCGTCTGGACACAAGCCCGGACCCTGATGCAGGGCAGAGAGGCTGCGACAAAACGGAAACCCCCACTCACAAAAAGAGGGGAACCCCGTGTGCACTTATCAAGCGCCTGCTGCATGTGGAGGCCACTGCACATCCCCAGCCTCCAAGGACAGTGGCCTTGTCCACAGTAGGGCTTCATCACTCCTGACAGCTGGGCAGTTAGTCAGTCAACAAATGCTGACCGCTCACCCAGGCCTTTGCACATACTGAAAATCAGAGTCATCCTTAGACTAGTGGGGCAGATATCGCTGCCGAGCCCGTTTAACAGATGGGAaaactaaggctcagagaggCGAGACAGTGTAGACTGTCTGGCCTGAGTCGCAAGCTCCAGGGGCAGGACGGTTACGGGAATGGGTGGGAGGGTGAAAACGAGACTGGACACTGGACGGCGCGGGGCGTAGTTATGCTGGGCCCGAGCGTGGCCTTGCTCAGGAGGGGGACAGGGCTATGCTGAGGCGAGGTTTGGACTGGGCAAGGCTAtgctggggtggggagaacaTGGCGTGATTGTTTCGTGGTGTGCAGGCGTGGTCTGACTTCGTGGGAGAGGTTGTGGCATGGCTACACGGAGGCCGTGTCCGGCTCCACTGGTTCCCTGAGCGCAGTGCAGGAAAGCGGGGAAACTATCCAGATTCAAACACGCTTTATTggccaccccccacctcccctgcctGGTTTCCGCCCTTCCCCCGTCAGTTGGGGTCAGGAGAGCTCGGAAGTCGCTTCTGGCGGCGCGAAGTTCTCCGCCACCCCCAGGGACGTGATGCTGCTGCAGCGACTGCAGGGGACTGTCCGGGCTAGCAGCTCGAGCCTGCGGGAGCGCAGGCGGGCCTGGATGGCCCAGATGGGCGGGCGGTGTCCGGGTAAGGGTGGTTCCTCGCCGCCTACACTGCCGTCCATGGAACCGTCGTGCGTGCTGGCCACTGACTGCTTGCACAGGGGGCACGAACGCCGCGCGGCGCGCGAGAACCAGGGGTCGATGCAGCGACAGTGGTACGCATGTGCGCAAGGCAGGATCTTGAGCCGTTCCCCCTCCTCGTAGTCGTCCAGGCAGATGGCGCACAGGTCGCTGAGGCGCGTGAACGTGAGCACTTGTGCCTTCTGGCATGTCTGCGTCTTCACCGCGGTGCCCCGGCTACCCCAGCCCCGGACCCACGGCCACAGCTGCCGCAGCACGAACAGCGTAGACGCGGCCAGGGCCAGGGCTCGGGCGAGCGCCCAGGATGCAACCACTACAGGGTGACACTCAGGGTCCGGGCAGGATTCCGCGTGGGGCAGCAGCACGCGGGCTGGCTGGTCGCAGCGCACGGTCACCTCCAAGTCGTCAAATTCGCGCAGCTGGCCTGGGGCCTCAGGGCGCACTGAGGCTGCTGTGGCTCCAGCTCTCAGTGCTCGCCGCCCTGTGTGCTCCCACGAGCAGCCTAAGGGCCGGACCAGTACCAGTGGGTCCAGTGAGTGGTTGTCGGGCCCAGGGCCCTCGATTGCGAGGTAGGCGTTGGCCGGCCGGGCCACCAGCAGGTATCCGCGTGCCCTCTTGGGGTCCACGGGAACCCCAAGCAGTGCCGGGAGGTCCAAGAAGTCTACATAGCTCAAGTTAACCTGAGCGTCTGTGGGCAACAGGGACAAGACCAGCCAAAGAGCCACCAGGGCCACCGGGGATACCCGGGTCCACGCAAACCGCGCCATGGCAGTCCCTACCTCCTGCTCCCGACATCCGATGAGTCCCTTGTGGGACGGTACCGAAGCCCCTCGGGCATCTCCGGAGGCACGCGGGGACCCCGTGGCCGGGTGGGAGAGGCGCCTGCTGTGGCCAAACTCCAGCGCCTCAAGCGGAAGAGGCTCCCGGCGACAGTCCAGCCCACATGATGTCCAGGAGACCTGCTCTGAGGATGACACCTCGGGGTTCCTACCTTTATGACGTCATTGTCACAAATCCCTTTGGCTGTTGCAGACTTGTGGCTAGTGGAGCATTACTTGATCCCTGACTTAGGTCATTCCCAGAGGAGCCCAGGTCATTTGCCCCATTTGATGTCAGCTCATGAATAGGGAAATTGAGTCTAACTTGGCATCTGAGCACAACGGTAGACTTCAGGCACAGGATTCCCGGTTGACAGAGCAGCCTCTTACCACCCCAGGAAACAGAATGCTGTTGCTCCTGCCAGCTCTGGGCTTGTGGCACGGCCATACAGACTCGGGGCTCCGATTGGCTGGATTCAGCTCAGTATGCCCACCCCAGAAGACAAATAAAACCCAAGAAGAGATAGGAACTTGTATTTTGGTAAGGGGATACATCCTCCCAAAACTCACACAGACTGAGgaactcccttcccctccccaacccGATACCATGGAGACTGATCTGGATCCATTCTCTCCTGGGGGACAGGTCCTCATCATGGCCAGTGTCATTTTGTAGCTCTGAACAGTGGATGCAATAACCATTGAGGACTATTATGCTAGTGGGGAGATCGAGGAAACAACTACAAGGATTcgtgagggtttttttgtttttgtttttttgttgttgttgttgttttcaactACAAGGATTCTTTGCCTTCCTTAAACTAGATGCCTGGACCTCTACTGTGCCACCCTCAGAAAGGTCTTGCCCCCTCTGAACCTTGTTCCCCAATTCCCTGTGGCCAATCAGGGCTCTGGTATTGTTTGGTGTGACTAGTGCTCCCACCATCATCAGCTGTGACTGAAGCTCGGAGGCAGGGGCATGCTCTATCTCTGCTTAGGTGCAAAGGAAGTGGGACTCAGTTCTTTTCCAGCATCACTGTCCTTCGGCCTCCCAGGTCAGTCCCCAGGACTATGACTAAAGACCTGACATGGTCTGTTTAGAGGGAAGGTCCTGGTTTTAATGGTTattgtcttctgttttcttgagacaagcgctcatcatgtagcccaggctggcctggaattcatggagagcctcctgcctctgcctcccgagcgccaGGATTTCTCTGGCTCACACATCACAAAGGTTTGGGATGACTCAGGCCCCACCACAGGAAGACATATTGAGCACAAAATGCATATCAGGCCCAAGGCCCGCTCCCTGACCCCTGTCATGGAGGCTGATAATGGAGCCCCTGGCCTCCCCCAACCtccctttctgagacagggctttgcTGATTGGCTGAGCTGCCCTAAAGGCCAGGGACCTCAGAGCTGggtttgggttctggggattcaaatcCAGGTTCCAGCACTTGCTGCGTGCCAGGACATGTGGGCGCTCGCAGATGGCAGACAAAACAAATCACTCCTGGGAACATAGGCTAcctgagcccccacccccacccccatgatcgTCACCAGGCAGCGTCAACCTCACATGTTCTTTATTGGGCACCTACAGTTTGCAGACATGTAGGCCCAGAGGACCAGTAGCCACAACAGTTACCGAGAGGCATCAGAAACAGGTCCCCAGAGAGCAAGAACATGGAGAtgatgggagatggaggcagaaatcTGCAGAGGGACTGAGTCCTGGGTGAAGACAAACTGTTGGAGCCCCGAGAGACTCAGGAAGTGTGATGATGTAGAGAGGTGCTGGGATACCCAGCCCACCAGTACCAAAAGGGcattccagcactgggagagctgaggcagggggattgctctgagttctagaccagtctgGACTGCAGATGAAGACCCTATGAAAGAAAAATCAGGTAATTTCCTGGTGACGTGGGGACACAGGTGCTTGGCTATCTGGCCGCCCGGCTGGGGTCCGTGTGGTGCGGGGAAGGGGTGCCCACAACCTAAGTGTTAGTTCCTCTAAGTTCAGAATTATTTCACAACAAAACGCTTTAAATCcagaaatttcagaaaaaaacaaaacaaaacaaaacaaaaactgtggaggtgggggatgggaacagaCAGACATGGGATGGAATGGGGAGGGCAGAGAACGTGGCAATCAGTGAGAAAAATATCTGGGAGTCAGCAAGGTGGGGTAACATAGTCCCAGAACTGACATCACTTCTGCCCTAGTCTATTGGCCAGAAGCAATTCACACTCCAGTTCACACTCACAGGGAGGGGACTGGACACGGGGAGTGAACACCAGGAACTAGGTGCCACAGAGGCCATCGAGGGACCACAGCCAGGAGGGCGCAGCTTCCAATGGATCTTAGCCCTGTCTGATGTCCAGGAGGAAAGGATTGGAGAACAAAGGACTGAGAGAAacgggaagcaggaagagggcagagacaCCAAATTTGTACACTGTGCGTGTGCTCCCCttcctatacagagaaaccctgtctcaaaaaaaaaaaaaaaaaaaaaagaccaacagTGGAGTCTCCTGGGTGCAGCACAGACATTCTCAGGCCAAAGGGACACAGTGGTAGGAATACCTGACCACACCCCCAGCTTCATCCCTGGGAGAATTCCGAAGGGAGGAGCCTCTAAGAAGCTGGTGTAGGGTGACAAGTACCAGCCTGAGAATTATCCTTAGCCAGGGGATATCTATCTCCTGGTGCTTGATGGAGACATTATAACATGCTGGGGCGTGGCTGGTGGGAAGACCCAGTTGTGAGGCCCCATGCAGCCTCTGGACAAGCCAAGGGAACCAAATTTAGCACTGTGCGCCACTCAGCCCAGcgatggggagactgaggcaggaggaccaggcgTTCCAGCCAGCCTGGCCCCACTGCTGGTATGTTTGTGTATCAATGCCTTCCACTCATCCTTTCCACCCTTGcggcccctcccccccccatgaatgctgggaattgggTGAAGACTGAACAGAGCGCCACCATCAGCCCCTCACTGAGAGATTCTATGTTGGGCTCCAACCCTGAACacatccccaacccccacactgaGTAGTTCTAGGCTGGGCTTCATCCCTGACCATGTCCCCAACCCCttcactgggagattctaggtGGGGCTCCACCTTGAACAcgcccccaacccctcactgcAGTGGCAAAGGAGGCTGTAGAAGGATGGGGTCTGCTGACCTCAAAACAAAGCCGGAGGAagctctctgcccctcctccaggGACCATCTGGGAAAGGCGCCAATTAAGAGCAAATCAATTAAGCAAACTGTGCTCTAGCTTCGCCCTTACGGCTCTGCCCTAGACCTCCTTGACTGGAAGTAAATGCATTTGTGGTCAGAGCTGAGGAGGGATCAGGGCTCTCCAGACAGAACTCTCAGAGGCTCTGGGAGATGGAGCCAGTCATGTGATCCGACCCAccgagggggggggaggggacctgTAAGCAAAAGCTCTGGAGAAGCCAGTCTGTTCCTGTCTAGGACAAGCTACAGTGTGACTGGAGCATGAGCAGCACAGTGGGAAAAGAAGGCTATAATTTGCCCATTTTTCACATCAATCAAGCTCCTGAAGTCGCTGTAGCTTTTGTGGCATGCTGTCTGGGCGATTTGATATTAGAAAAAAGAAGGATGAAAATCCAAGCTCTCCCCTTAAcactccccccccacctccccacctcaaAACCCACAGCCATCCCTCCCTAGGGCCTCTGCAGGGAAGCTGGACACAGCAGCACCTGGATCCAGCCATTCCTGAAGGAGTCCCGTGCCTTGGGACTCCTCAGCTGCAATGTGAGCATGGCTTCTGTGTGGCAAGTACACAACATGAATATATTCAAACCATGGAGTactcagggacagggacagattCGTGCAACAGTACCCACACTCAAGATGACCTGAGGGCATGAAAACAAGTGCAGGCTCACAACTGCATGCCAAAGAGATGCAGCAGGTGCTGTTTGTTACCAAGCAATAGCTGACTGCTACATGCACATAtccccttttctggcttctgagaacaGCTGGGTTGCCAGAGTCTGCTGACTAGATCATCAGGAAATGACCTGTTGTCACTTGAGTGTCCTAGTCTTGGAGTCGAGTGCTGTGAACCAGACCAAAGGTGAATGTGCTGA
This portion of the Mus pahari chromosome 18, PAHARI_EIJ_v1.1, whole genome shotgun sequence genome encodes:
- the Znrf4 gene encoding E3 ubiquitin-protein ligase ZNRF4, with the protein product MARFAWTRVSPVALVALWLVLSLLPTDAQVNLSYVDFLDLPALLGVPVDPKRARGYLLVARPANAYLAIEGPGPDNHSLDPLVLVRPLGCSWEHTGRRALRAGATAASVRPEAPGQLREFDDLEVTVRCDQPARVLLPHAESCPDPECHPVVVASWALARALALAASTLFVLRQLWPWVRGWGSRGTAVKTQTCQKAQVLTFTRLSDLCAICLDDYEEGERLKILPCAHAYHCRCIDPWFSRAARRSCPLCKQSVASTHDGSMDGSVGGEEPPLPGHRPPIWAIQARLRSRRLELLARTVPCSRCSSITSLGVAENFAPPEATSELS